Proteins encoded together in one Penicillium digitatum chromosome 1, complete sequence window:
- a CDS encoding Saccharopine dehydrogenase produces MKGTSIFQFKSWPKIHQPLPRTPRESQQLLNALTSSFRRQLDGAYPASGNNHGRPLCNPESSAYATDQHLQNILDNPLFRIIPTRPITQEPTTLQSIEGQRRLAEEPMAVFDQMAAAGLVTAPVINECLKSQLLLSRSPADMSTSRVASRIIDWYWASDGTSRQKLLRLRSVTTSLTKFMVAEGLHSTVMQWLQMLMSHDLGSQNGRMTEGLARQTFNHLLVDFIDAEACFGNGFSSAMAYYLSVCQMHFQGASSHKSRKPMLLAAGAHLSRMAMEHKPSGEQVSTVVYDQFRDAVSVLSPRSLLVASVAVCHPTNPDPRPFLQFVANLSPSKFQAWNEIRRDAFFEIGSEALRVLIDRKRFRDIARLEEHISELLPEQPAPVDEKTHTPSEEEHLGRLNWSFT; encoded by the coding sequence ATGAAGGGTACATCCATTTTTCAGTTCAAGTCGTGGCCCAAAATTCATCAACCATTGCCTCGTACTCCACGAGAGTCTCAGCAACTGTTAAATGCCCTCACATCTTCCTTTCGTCGTCAACTAGATGGGGCTTATCCCGCATCAGGCAACAATCATGGCCGACCCCTCTGCAACCCTGAATCATCAGCGTATGCAACCGATCAGCATTTGCAGAACATTCTCGATAACCCTCTTTTCCGTATCATTCCAACCAGACCCATCACCCAAGAACCCACAACTTTGCAAAGCATTGAAGGCCAGCGACGGCTAGCCGAAGAACCGATGGCAGTATTTGATCAAATGGCTGCAGCTGGTTTAGTCACTGCGCCTGTAATCAATGAATGTCTGAAGTCTCAACTTCTCCTTTCAAGATCCCCAGCCGATATGAGTACGTCTCGGGTGGCATCGAGGATTATTGATTGGTATTGGGCATCGGATGGCACGTCGAGGCAAAAGCTTCTGCGTTTGCGCTCAGTGACTACATCATTGACCAAGTTCATGGTGGCAGAGGGGCTGCACAGTACTGTCATGCAGTGGTTGCAAATGCTTATGAGCCATGACCTAGGTAGTCAGAATGGCCGCATGACCGAGGGACTTGCGCGGCAGACCTTCAATCATCTCCTTGTTGATTTTATAGATGCAGAAGCCTGCTTTGGAAATGGCTTCAGCTCAGCGATGGCATATTATCTGAGTGTATGCCAAATGCATTTTCAAGGTGCTTCTTCCCATAAGTCAAGGAAACCGATGCTCCTGGCTGCAGGTGCTCACCTAAGCCGTATGGCCATGGAGCACAAACCATCGGGTGAGCAGGTATCAACGGTAGTATACGACCAGTTCAGGGATGCGGTTTCCGTGCTGTCTCCTCGGTCCTTACTGGTAGCATCTGTGGCTGTCTGTCACCCAACAAACCCAGATCCACGCCCATTCCTCCAATTCGTGGCAAACCTCTCACCAAGCAAATTTCAGGCTTGGAATGAAATTAGGCGTGATGCCTTCTTCGAGATTGGTTCGGAAGCTCTTCGCGTCCTCATTGACCGGAAGAGGTTCCGTGATATCGCCCGACTGGAGGAACATATCTCAGAACTGCTACCCGAACAGCCAGCTCCAGTCGATGAGAAGACACATACACCGTCTGAGGAGGAACATCTCGGTCGTTTGAACTGGAGTTTTACATGA
- a CDS encoding Atg22B-2p: MAKIKENDAKSDVMVGVTSALQSNSTLEEDAYEQPTTTRKELWSYYLYYNGDNGVGPGSYSQTLFQEALNGAGHQPGSNPPQACTDSSACVVPWVGGTRSVSSVVLIANGLCFAFMTVIFVWLGSAADYGTFGRWLLLALTVVCWALQYGMMAIRHPSQWPTAMGLYVVAYIAYGATLVFYAAVFPRLARYTPHVRKAREEDLREGKINQEEYDTIESLERNHISNISTAHSNIGYLLTLVLNLSVLLPLQNNSVSNNLALCLTNSYWVVLGIWWFIFQQKRPGPKIPNGSSYTTVGFKQIWLAIREIRSLPQTFLYFLAYFLLADGLNTTGTLVSIIQNDAVSFSFLQITYLGITQAACSSTSTFGFWYIQRYFKFETKTMFLFTNSFSVLIPFWGMLGLWTSRIGYQNRWEFYFYNVIFGLFQAPYYAYAQTMISELMPRGYDNMFFALFGITNRASSIIGPNVIQAIINKTHNNWMGFPFLFAICAGAMIAICFVDVKKGREDCRRFTEQRKIDRVVAESGVDPNDMTKGKQPVRNEDIPHVQNEQASTLTRE; encoded by the exons ATGGCTAAAATAAAGGAGAATGACGCAAAAAGTGATGTGATGGTGGGTGTGACCTCAGCTTTGCAGTCGAATTCTACCTTGGAGGAGGACGCGTACGAACAGCCAACCACCACGAGGAAGGAACTTTGGTCATATTACCTCTATTACAATGGTGATAACGGTGTTGGCCCTGGATCGTACAGCCAAACCCT CTTCCAGGAAGCCTTAAATGGCGCCGGACATCAACCTGGCTCGAATCCACCCCAAGCCTGCACCGATTCATCGGCATGTGTAGTGCCATGGGTGGGAGGTACAAGATCAGTATCTTCGGTGGTTTTGATTGCCAACGGTCTTTGCTTCGCTTTCATGACGGTGATATTCGTCTGGCTAGGAAGTGCTGCGGACTATGGAACATTCGGCCGATGGCTTCTTCTGGCTTTGACGGTGGTCTGCTGGGCATTGCAGTATGGTATGATGGCTATCCGGCATCCGAGCCAGTGGCCAACGGCGATGGGCTTGTACGTTGTGGCATATATTGCTTATGGGGCAACGTTGGTATTCTATGCTGCCGTGTTCCCCCGTCTGGCGCGGTATACGCCGCATGTGCGCAAAGCGAGAGAAGAGGATCTCAGAGAGGGTAAGATCAACCAGGAGGAATATGATACAATTGAATCACTAGAGAGAAATCACATCAG CAACATTTCAACTGCACATAGCAACATCGGATACCTACTCACGCTTGTGCTTAATCTGAGCGTTCTACTTCCCCTCCAAAATAACAGTGTATCTAATAACCTGGCCCTATGTCTTACCAACTCAT ACTGGGTCGTTCTCGGCATCTGGTGGTTTATTTTCCAGCAAAAAAGGCCAGGGCCAAAGATACCGAATGGGTCCAGCTACACCACTGTTGGTTTCAAGCAGATTTGGCTGGCCATTCGAGAGATCAGGTCTCTGCCACAGACGTTTCTATACTTTTTAGCCTACTTCCTTCTTGCCGATGGCCTCAACACTACTG GTACTCTCGTCAGCATCATCCAAAATGATGCCgtttcattttctttcctGCAAATCACATATCTCGGCATTACCCAAGCTGCCTGCTCGAGCACCTCAACATTTGGCTTTTGGTACATACAACGGTACTTCAAATTTGAGACGAAGACCATGTTTTTGTTCACCAATTCCTTTAGCGTTCTCATCCCCTTCTGGGGAATGCTAGGACTGTGGACCAGTCGCATCGGGTATCAAAACAGG TGGGAGTTTTACTTTTACAACGTCATCTTCGGGCTTTTCCAGGCTCCATATTATGCG TACGCCCAAACGATGATCAGCGAGCTGATGCCACGCGGCTACGACAATATGTTCTTTGCGCTTTTTGGGATAACCAATCGTGCA TCTTCGATCATTGGACCCAATGTTATTCAAGCCATCATAAACAAAACCCACAACAACTGGATGGGCTTCCCATTTCTATTCGCCATCTGCGCCGGGGCAATGATTGCTATTTGCTTTGTAGACGTCAAAAAAGGTCGTGAAGATTGTCGGAGATTCACCGAGCAGCGCAAAATAGACCGTGTCGTGGCAGAGAGTGGTGTAGATCCGAATGATATGACAAAGGGGAAGCAACCGGTTCGGAACGAAGATATCCCCCATGTGCAAAACGAGCAGGCGAGCACTCTGACAAGAGAGTAA
- a CDS encoding Beta-N-acetylglucosaminidase, putative, with translation MASSDLQKQVGQLFTVGFYGCTLSPEIKTLIHDYHVGGIVLFSRNLKNAEQLQALTLALQNEAKSAGHERPLLIGIDQENGLVTRISPPIATRVPGPMALGATHDPECAYSAGKATGETLGFFGINMNYAPVCDVNSEPLNPVIGVRSPGDDPEFVGRFASAAARGLREQNVVPSVKHFPGHGDTAVDSHYGLPVIPKTRDQLERCELIPFRRAVAEGIEAVMTAHISLPRLDPTRPATLSEEIMEILRKDMAYDGMIITDCLEMDGIRATFGTEEGSVLALRAGSDNIMICHTFEVQVASIKRVCEAINSGTIDESRLADACRHVAAVKGKFLSWDTALRQSNLAELSSLNKKIAELTMEMYSRSTTLVRDKNGVLPLSKTSIIIFLFPGEKTPVGGAVDGEETKKSGLYHSNTYLNVLRQHNNSIAEIRYGAAGLTAEQWRTLEVADVVIFTSLNARESPYQESLGLELAERVQSLVHIAACNPYDFLDAPSVKTYITTYEPTIEAFSVAADIMFGALVPTGALPVGTNALAKTYAAVTPFDAQRDLDEVIEVWAAALPSYIIPTGSLRSMIVRPYGHHFVAHVESQLVGFCLAYTNAHGTPNTVYIAVLAVSPKYQHQGIGIALLEETRAYFRVTFGFNNMKLGSSFPRFWPGIPRDLPETVQHFFTHRGFRLSPPSARAVDLYQDIRNFQSPEKYITRARDRGFRFAPLKSEDYEACLVGQRRNFSKNGSWVEAYVALHPDKYPNSVMTAFDSQGQQIGWTLMLGPSDALNESWAFPQTCGPNTGLIGAVGIDESHRQNGIGLALICHAIQHMKQRGIEGVFVDWVALDGWYEQVGFETWRSYRPGDL, from the exons ATGGCTTCTTCGGATCTTCAAAAGCAGGTTGGCCAG CTCTTCACGGTGGGGTTCTATGGCTGCACCCTAAGTCCCGAAATCAAGACTTTAATCCATGACTACCATGTTGGAGGAATTGTCCTCTTCTCACGCAATTTGAAGAATGCAGAACAGCTTCAG GCCTTGACACTGGCTTTACAGAATGAAGCTAAATCGGCCGGGCATGAGCGACCACTCTTGATCGGAATTGACCAGGAGAATGGATTGGTCACTAGAATTTCTCCCCCGATCGCTACTCGAGTACCGGGCCCTATGGCACTCGGCGCCACGCATGATCCAGAGTGTGCCTATAGTGCGGGGAAAGCCACGGGGGAAACTCTGGGCTTCTTCGGGATCAACATGAACTATGCACCCGTGTGCGATGTCAACTCAGAGCCGTTAAACCCGGTTATTGGTGTACGTAGCCCTGGTGATGACCCAGAATTTGTGGGCCGGTTTGCGAGTGCAGCCGCGCGGGGCCTGCGCGAACAAAATGTTGTCCCCAGTGTGAAGCATTTTCCAGGTCATGGAGACACAGCTGTCGACTCGCATTATGGACTACCAGTAATTCCTAAAACAAGGGATCAGCTGGAGCGTTGCGAGTTGATTCCCTTTAGGCGGGCTGTCGCCGAGGGCATCGAGGCCGTCATGACAGCACATATCTCGTTGCCCCGTTTAGATCCCACGCGTCCTGCAACgctttctgaagagattaTGGAAATCTTGCGTAAGGATATGGCCTATGATGGTATGATCATTACAGATTGTCTGGAGATGGATGGAATCCGTGCGACATTCGGGACAGAGGAAGGCTCGGTGCTAGCATTGCGCGCTGGTAGCGATAATATCATGATCTGCCATACCTTTGAGGTGCAGGTGGCTTCGATCAAGAGAGTTTGTGAAGCAATCAATTCCGGCACAATCGATGAATCACGACTGGCGGACGCTTGTCGCCATGTTGCTGCGGTGAAGGGCAAGTTTTTGAGCTGGGATACCGCTCTTCGGCAATCCAATCTCGCAGAACTGAGCTCGCTCAACAAAAAAATTGCCGAGTTAACTATGGAGATGTATTCTCGATCGACCACACTCGTGCGCGACAAGAATGGAGTTCTTCCTCTATCAAAAACTTCAATCATCATATTCCTCTTCCCCGGAGAGAAGACCCCAGTCGGTGGCGCCGTTGATGGCGAGGAAACGAAGAAGTCAGGACTATACCATTCCAACACATATCTTAATGTGTTGCGGCAACATAACAATTCCATTGCTGAGATCAGATACGGAGCAGCCGGTCTGACTGCAGAGCAATGGCGAACCCTTGAAGTCGCTGATGTAGTGATTTTCACCTCGCTCAATGCAAGAGAGTCGCCATATCAGGAGTCGCTAGGCCTAGAACTTGCTGAACGTGTTCAATCATTGGTGCATATTGCCGCCTGCAACCCTTATGACTTCCTTGATGCTCCCAGTGTCAAGACCTATATAACCACATACGAGCCGACCATCGAAGCATTTTCTGTAGCTGCCGACATCATGTTCGGAGCGCTGGTCCCGACAGGTGCCCTCCCCGTGGGGACTAATGCTTTGGCAAAGACGTACGCAGCAGTAACGCCCTTTGATGCACAAAGAGATCTGGATGAGGTGATTGAAGTCTGGGCCGCTGCTCTCCCGAGCTACATCATTCCTACTGGAAGTTTGCGATCTATGATTGTACGCCCGTATGGCCACCATTTCGTCGCGCACGTTGAATCGCAGCTAGTAGGCTTCTGTCTTGCTTATACAAATGCTCACGGTACACCAAACACCGTTTATATCGCAGTTCTTGCCGTATCACCAAAGTACCAACACCAAGGCATTGGTATTGCTCTGCTAGAAGAAACGAGAGCGTACTTCCGGGTAACCTTTGGCTTCAATAACATGAAGCTGGGCAGCTCATTCCCCCGCTTTTGGCCCGGGATTCCCCGGGATCTTCCAGAGACGGTACAACATTTCTTCACTCATCGTGGTTTCCGACTCAGTCCACCCAGTGCCCGAGCCGTTGACTTGTACCAAGATATCCGGAATTTCCAGTCGCCAGAGAAGTATATCACTCGTGCCCGGGATCGAGGCTTCCGCTTCGCACCATTGAAATCTGAAGATTACGAGGCCTGTCTGGTTGGACAAAGAAGGAACTTCTCTAAGAATGGG AGCTGGGTGGAGGCATATGTTGCATTGCATCCCGACAAGTATCCTAACAGTGTGATGACAGCATTCGATTCCCAAGGCCAGCAGATCGGCTGGACATTAATGCTCGGTCCATCAGACGCTCTGAACGAGTCTTGGGCATTCCCCCAAACCTGTGGTCCAAACACAGGACTGATCGGCGCCGTAGGAATTGATGAGTCCCACCGCCAGAATGGCATTGGGTTGGCGTTGATCTGCCACGCTATTCAACACATGAAGCAGCGAGGTATTGAAGGTGTCTTTGTAGACTGGGTTGCACTTGATGGGTGGTATGAGCAGGTTGGTTTTGAGACCTGGCGAAGCTACAGACCCGGAGACCTTTAG
- a CDS encoding Oxysterol-binding protein produces the protein MSSQSQVPPSSKGSWTTFLKSIASFNGDLSSLTAPPFILSTTSLTEYSAYWAEHPAVFVAPAKEADPEKRALLVLKWFLSTLHQQYCSRSEKLGSEKKPLNPFLGELFIGKWAGDAEVGETALVSEQVSHHPPATAYAIRNEKNGVELQGYNAQKASFSSTIFVKQIGHALYTITPPGSNEKEQYLITLPNLHIESLIYGSPFVELEKSSKIVSSSGYVAKIDYSGKGWLSGKKNTFTASLFKESEGEKYPLYTIEGQWSDKFSIKDAHTKEVVDSWNSKENPVTPLALAPLEQQDLYESRRAWSDVAANIQKGDMDAVSGYKSRIENAQREQRRIEKEEGREWERRFFSRIEESTDDAQIHRLAKSADLAFESDKTGGIWRFDAQKAAGAQPPYHKVGGEGLGLTE, from the exons ATGTCCTCCCAGAGTCAGGTCCCCCCCAGTAGCAAGGGCTCATGGACAACTTTCCTCAAG TCGATCGCCTCCTTTAACGGTGATCTATCCTCATTAACTGCCCCTCCCTTCATCCTTTCTACTACCTCCCTCACCGAGTACTCCGCTTACTGGGCCGAACACCCCGCCGTCTTCGTGGCACCGGCCAAGGAGGCCGATCCTGAGAAGCGTGCTCTCTTGGTACTCAAGTGGTTCCTCAGTACACTGCACCAGCAATACTGCAGTCGTAGCGAGAAGCTCGGTAGCGAGAAGAAGCCTTTGAACCCGTTCCTGGGAGAGCTGTTTATTGGTAAATGGGCCGGTGACGCGGAAGTGGGGGAGACTGCCTTGGTCAGTGAACAAGTCAG CCACCACCCTCCGGCCACAGCCTACGCGATCCGCAATGAGAAGAACGGCGTTGAG CTGCAAGGATACAACGCGCAGAAGGCCTCTTTCTCGAGTACTATCTTCGTGAAGCAGATTGGTCATGCGCTGTACACAATCACCCCGCCTGGATCCAACGAGAAGGAGCAATACTTGATCACGCTACCCAACCTGCACATTGAATCGTTGATCTACGGCTCGCCCTTTGTCGAACTGGAGAAGTCAAGCAAGATCGTCAGCAGCTCCGGCTATGTCGCCAAGATCGATTATTCCGGCAAGGGCTGGCTGAGCGGCAAGAAAAACACCTTCACCGCGAGCCTGTTCAAGGAGAGCGAAGGGGAGAAGTACCCCCTTTACACGATAGAGGGACAGTGGTCGGATAAGTTCTCTATCAAGGATGCCCACACCAAGGAGGTCGTCGACTCCTGGAACTCCAAGGAGAACCCCGTCACTCCGCTCGCTCTGGCTCCCCTTGAGCAACAGGATCTGTACGAGAGCCGACGTGCCTGGAGCGACGTGGCCGCCAATATCCAGAAGGGAGACATGGATGCCGTTTCCGGGTACAAGTCACGCATTGAGAATGCTCAGCGCGAACAACGCCGCATTGAGAAGGAGGAAGGCCGCGAGTGGGAGCGCCGCTTCTTCAGCCGTATTGAAGAGAGCACCGACGACGCCCAGATCCATCGTCTAGCTAAATCGGCTGATCTTGCTTTCGAGTCTGATAAAACCGGCGGCATCTGGCGCTTCGATGCTCAGAAGGCTGCTGGCGCTCAGCCACCTTACCACAAGGTTGGCGGCGAGGGTCTTGGTCTCACCGAGTAG
- a CDS encoding Major facilitator superfamily domain, general substrate transporter has protein sequence MVVNDVFQEVDAEQYLRFSPARKVIIGGILSFCSFLAPISSTSILSAIPEGRRPVFLASAYLFFAFSIETSCLVVWELRVGRCTRASSTGNSIRLVFVRNPKWASLWTMHWRRYRHLPLIACDLLASGTSWRLRHASCLFRSLRNLPPSDERRHGRRDDHTHRWKVGRPYCEERIIKRGDSDIPGCTLVYGWTVEKAVRGIPVLVIAMFFQGVVQPFCFPSLNTYSLDFMYLSGRSAEVVAGSCLLRCVFGALGSGLVLPAIESMGVGWFSTISALYLLVSGVGAWLTTISGDQWRDKAERKNQRKAEESAEEVQQNTTKAEA, from the exons ATGGTTGTCAATGATGTCTTCCAGGAGGTCGATGCGGAACAATACCTACGCTTTTCACCTGCCCGCAAAGTGATCATCGGTGGTATCCTGTCCTTCTGCTCTTTCCTGGCACCTATCTCCTCCACCTCTATATTATCTGCTATACCTGAA GGTCGACGTCCG GTCTTTCTAGCGAGCGCATACTTGTTCTTTGCGTTTAGCATCG AAACATCCTGCTTGGTCGTTTGGGAGCTCCGCGTTGGGAGATGTACACGAGCCTCGAGCACGGGCAACAGCATTCGGTTGGTTTTTGTCAGGAACCCTAAATGGGCCAGCCTTTGGACCATGCATTGGC GGCGTTATCGGCACCTTCCGCTCATAGCGTGTGATCTGTTGGCTTCAGGCACCTCTTGGAGGTTGCGGCACgcttcttgtctttttcgtTCTCTCCGAAACCTACCCCCATCTGACGAAAGGCGACATGGCCGACGAGACGAT CACACTCATCGGTGGAAGGTGGGCAGACCATACTGTGAAGAAAGGATCATCAAGCGCGGCG ATAGTGACATCCCCGGTTGTACATTGGTCTACGGCTGGACGGTCGAGAAGGCAGTTCGTGGAATTCCCGTCCTCGTCATTGCGATGTTCTTCCAGGGAGTGGTGCAGCCGTTCTGCTTCCCTAGTCTTAATACCTACAGCCTGGATTTTATGTATTTGAGTGGGCGGAGCGCTGAGGTGGTTGCTGGTAGCTGTCTGTTACGGTGCGTGTTCGGTGCTCTGGGGTCTGGGCTTGTGCTTCCGGCGATAGAGAGTATGGGAGTGGGGTGGTTCAGTACCATCAGCGCCCTATATTTGCTTGTTTCCGGGGTCGGCGCATGGCTCACAACTATTTCTGGCGATCAATGGCGGGATAAGGCTGAAAGGAAGAACCAGCGTAAGGCCGAGGAGAGCGCTGAAGAGGTACAGCAGAACACGACAAAGGCTGAGGCATGA
- a CDS encoding Glutathione S-transferase, with amino-acid sequence MSSNITLYTWPTPNGIKASITLEELGLPYKTEGLDISSSANPQKEEWFLKINPNGRIPALLDGSQRVFESGAIMTYLVDKYDTDRKISYAPGTPEHVEQTSWLMFQMGGLGPMQGQANHFRLFANKRSDYAIKRYVDETKRLYSVLESRLKESPYLAGEKYTIADIASFAWVRGARVFLDIDLSEFPVLQRWVEEIDKRAAVQKGVDVPHSTRTPEQKAEFFRNCRAKIDAMTNSDQH; translated from the exons ATGTCTTCAAACATTACCCTATACACCTGGCCTACGCCGAATGGTATCAAAGCCTCCATCACTCTCGAGGAGCTTGGCCTGCCTTATAAAACCGAAGGCCTTGATATCTCCTCCAGCGCGAACCCCCAAAAGGAAGA ATGGTTCCTGAAGATTAACCCCAATGGTCGCATCCCCGCCTTACTCGATGGCTCGCAGCGTGTTTTCGAGAGTGGAGCAATCATGACCTATCTAGTCGACAAGTATGACACCGATCGCAAAATCAGTTACGCCCCTGGCACCCCCGAGCACGTCGAACAAACATCTTGGTTAATGTTCCAGATGGGTGGACTCGGACCTATGCAAG GGCAAGCGAACCATTTCCGTCTCTTCGCCAACAAGCGCTCTGATTACGCCATTAAGCGGTATGTTGACGAGACGAAGCGTCTTTACTCGGTCCTCGAGTCGCGGTTGAAGGAAAGCCCTTACCTGGCTGGTGAGAAGTATACTATTGCCGATATTGCGAGTTTTGCCTGGGTTCGCGGTGCTCGTGTTTTCTTGGATATTGACCTGTCCGAGTTCCCTGTTTTGCAGAGGTGGGTTGAGGAGATTGATAAGCGTGCTGCTGTTCAAAAGGGGGTGGATGTTCCCCACTCGACTAGGACTCCTGAGCAGAAGGCTGAATTCTTCCGGAATTGTCGAGCCAAGATTGATGCCATGACCAATTCTGATCAGCATTGA
- a CDS encoding RNAPII degradation factor Def1, putative, translated as MSDIQNRSSASRGRVSARGGRGGFSSRGGRGGNRSANDNSDISSFEEGEIGQMKKKYSDTLPTLKEMFPDWKDEDLVFALEDSNGELLEAIERISEGNVSQWGEVKKKTTDRTRPKPKEAPSASTETTAASARGTRGRGGIEGRGRVRADRGRGGRGGRAGAATNGTRAVSAATETPVPTAIPTITSEWAAPKAEETVAEPPAEGEWESTEAKSSVIPEGTKKGWASLFAKPPAPPVQKKPQPAPPVHVAEKPAEPVAEPSPPAPAPEPVTVPAAPQKTPVVKPTHPVIPAIPTTAVNPPKVDLTETNLEQIPDVSAPAPTATAASTIGSGIDPAAVAAAATTPSRFPSSAYPPSATKQGRTPGLQRRVMEQQQAVVMPGNHAVDRAAVQFGSLGLNGDAIDIDENREEAETRAQPPQHSPVAPRASLPPVTQAPHSIETGAAGRPAPGLPPVPQGASADSFTDFARYSEPQQKSFDPFTQQVSQPQPQIPEPFANQAPAQPTATTGSEYSPFYAAEQQRFPYYASYGSYGQSQDAPAGPRAGAGFGVSGAEAQAQIPTTQPPNRYGPIDATNSGHNTPNPTVPGATQQTPTAQHMPGQSAQQHAYGYQYPNYYNNPHYASYMNQMGQQQQQQQQQYGGGNRPRYDDARRYEDHYMQQQQQHNQQYGYGSQYGPYAGKGGMYGQPHGAFSYDQQSSSPANTGSFSQAMPSRDSVYGRTGSAQQSENQSATGANAFGTGMSDVFSRSQGSFGQNPPIAGQPPVAADETKGFEAPKAGGPSPSLTQNRPGSATNSVPGQPQAQTGLPPLQGQQGQQSFGSYPQLNPQYGGLGGLGHQGAATQTHQASGYGNNYGGGFGNYYGNSGRGGWGGNYGH; from the exons ATGTCCGATATTCAGAACCGGTCCTCCGCCTCGCGGGGTAGAGTATCCGCCCGTGGTGGCCGTGGCGGATTCAGCTCCagaggtggtcgtggtggaAACAGATCTGCAAATGACAACTCAGACATCTCATCCTTTGAGGAGGGTGAAATTGGACaaatgaagaagaagtacTCCGACACTCTCCCAACTCTTAAGGAAATGTTCCCAGACTGGAAGGACGAAGATCTGGTCTTCGCACTGGAAGACTCGAATGGCGAGCTCTTGGAGGCAATTGAGCGCATCAGCGAAG GTAATGTATCTCAGTGGGGTGAGGtcaagaagaagaccacAGACCGGACTCGCCCTAAGCCCAAGGAGGCTCCGAGTGCTTCGACCGAGACGACTGCAGCTTCTGCTCGTGGAACCCGTGGTCGCGGTGGAATAGAGGGTCGTGGACGTGTTCGCGCAGACCGGGGCCGTGGTGGTCGCGGAGGCCGTGCAGGAGCGGCTACAAATGGAACCCGCGCAGTGTCCGCTGCTACAGAGACTCCGGTGCCTACTGCTATCCCTACTATCACATCGGAGTGGGCTGCGCCCAAGGCAGAGGAGACTGTTGCAGAGCCTCCAGCTGAGGGCGAATGGGAGTCGACCGAGGCTAAGAGCAGTGTGATTCCGGAGGGCACAAAGAAGGGGTGGGCGAGTCTTTTCGCCAAGCCCCCCGCTCCTCCGGTGCAAAAGAAGCCCCAACCCGCTCCTCCTGTTCATGTTGCCGAGAAGCCCGCTGAGCCTGTGGCCGAGCCATCTCCCCCCGCCCCCGCTCCTGAACCTGTGACCGTGCCCGCTGCCCCCCAGAAGACACCCGTTGTCAAGCCTACCCATCCCGTGATTCCTGCCATTCCGACCACCGCTGTTAACCCCCCCAAGGTCGATTTGACCGAGACGAACCTCGAACAAATTCCCGATGTATCCGCTCCCGCTCCTACCGCCACCGCCGCTAGCACCATTGGCAGTGGTATCGACCCCGCGGCTGTGGCCGCAGCTGCTACTACTCCCTCCCGTTTCCCCTCATCTGCCTATCCTCCCAGCGCTACCAAGCAGGGCCGCACCCCAGGTCTTCAACGGCGTGTGATGGAACAGCAGCAGGCTGTGGTCATGCCCGGCAACCACGCAGTGGACCGTGCTGCAGTTCAGTTCGGTAGCCTGGGCCTCAACGGTGACGCTATCGATATTGATGAGAACCGCGAGGAGGCCGAGACCCGCGCTCAGCCCCCTCAGCACTCCCCCGTTGCCCCCCGTGCCTCTCTTCCACCCGTGACTCAGGCACCGCACTCAATTGAGACTGGTGCCGCTGGGCGTCCTGCTCCTGGGTTGCCTCCGGTCCCTCAGGGCGCTTCTGCCGACTCTTTTACCGACTTCGCTCGATACTCTGAGCCTCAGCAGAAGTCATTCGATCCTTTCACCCAGCAGGTCAGCCAGCCGCAGCCTCAGATCCCAGAGCCGTTTGCCAACCAGGCCCCCGCTCAGCCCACTGCCACCACCGGCAGTGAGTACTCTCCCTTCTACGCCGCCGAGCAGCAGCGTTTCCCCTACTACGCCTCTTATGGCTCGTACGGCCAGTCCCAGGATGCCCCCGCCGGTCCTCGCGCCGGAGCTGGGTTTGGTGTCTCTGGTGCTGAGGCCCAAGCTCAGATCCCCACCACGCAGCCTCCCAACCGCTACGGGCCCATTGACGCCACTAACAGCGGACACAACACTCCTAACCCTACCGTCCCCGGTGCCACCCAGCAGACCCCCACTGCTCAGCACATGCCTGGCCAAAGTGCACAGCAGCACGCTTATGGCTACCAATATCCTAACTACTACAACAACCCCCACTACGCTTCATACATGAACCAGATGggccagcagcagcaacagcaacagcagcagtACGGGGGTGGTAACCGCCCCAGGTACGACGATGCTCGCCGGTATGAGGATCACTACatgcagcagcaacagcagcacaACCAGCAATACGGCTACGGTAGCCAGTATGGTCCTTACGCTGGTAAGGGCGGTATGTACGGCCAGCCCCACGGTGCTTTCTCTTACGACCAGCAATCGTCTTCCCCCGCAAACACCGGTAGCTTCAGCCAGGCCATGCCCAGCCGCGACTCAGTCTACGGCCGCACTGGCTCTGCCCAGCAGTCTGAAAACCAGTCTGCTACTGGCGCCAATGCCTTTGGTACTGGGATGTCGGATGTCTTCAGCCGTTCCCAGGGCAGCTTTGGCCAAAACCCCCCCATCGCCGGACAGCCccccgttgccgctgacgAGACCAAAGGCTTTGAAGCCCCTAAGGCCGGCGGTCCCAGCCCCTCTCTGACCCAGAACCGCCCAGGATCCGCTACCAACAGCGTCCCCGGTCAGCCCCAGGCACAGACCGGTCTTCCCCCACTTCAGGGTCAACAGGGTCAGCAGTCTTTCGGCAGCTACCCTCAGCTGAACCCCCAGTACGGTGGACTCGGTGGACTCGGTCACCAGGGTGCGGCCACCCAGACTCACCAGGCCTCTGGCTATGGTAACAACTACGGTGGAGGCTTCGGTAACTACTATGGAAACTCTGGCCGTGGCGGCTGGGGTGGCAACTACGGCCACTAA